A single genomic interval of Syntrophobotulus glycolicus DSM 8271 harbors:
- a CDS encoding VirB4 family type IV secretion system protein, which translates to MPKIKKTKADAGAAESKIKDFLDMIAPGIIKFNTDHFICGNTYRCVWALREYPTATDEQAILRHLGEKDGVTLRIYTRQVTAAEEKRIIHNAANKNRMDKSSTNDLQQTVTAESNLQDVVTLVSSMHRNREPLLHCAVFIELTANNLDDLKLLQTDVLTELVRSKLNVDRLILRQREGFLSVGPAGRNVFGSQFERVLPASSVANLYPFNYSGKTDPHGFYLGRDKFGSNIIVDFDKRDDDKTNANILILGNSGQGKSYLLKLILCNILESGKSVLCLDPEHEYVDLAENLGCFIDLMSGQYRINPLEPKTWDEGGSPEDTDAPQAFRQSTKLSQHISFLKDFFRCYKDFSDRHIDAIEIMLGKLYEKFGISDRTDFRSLATTDYPVLSDLYALIDDEFRGYDKSNYQLYPQELLQEILLGLHSMCMGAESKFFNGHTNVTDHRFIVFGVKGLLQASRNVKNALLFNVLSFMSDKLLTGGNTAASIDELYLFLTNLTAIEYIRNFMKRVRKKESAIILASQNLEDFNIEGIRELTKPLFSIPTHAFLFNAGNIDKQFYIDSLQLEESEYNLIRFPQRGVCLYKCGIERYNLAVHAPAYKEKLFGKAGGR; encoded by the coding sequence ATGCCTAAAATCAAAAAAACAAAGGCTGATGCTGGGGCGGCAGAGTCGAAAATCAAGGATTTTCTTGACATGATCGCACCGGGCATCATCAAGTTCAATACGGACCATTTTATATGCGGCAACACCTATCGGTGTGTCTGGGCTCTCCGTGAGTACCCTACCGCAACCGATGAGCAGGCCATCCTGCGTCATCTTGGGGAAAAGGACGGTGTGACCCTGCGTATCTACACCAGACAGGTAACGGCGGCAGAGGAAAAGAGAATCATCCATAACGCAGCCAATAAAAACCGCATGGATAAGAGCAGCACCAACGATCTCCAGCAGACAGTCACCGCCGAAAGCAATTTGCAGGATGTGGTCACACTGGTGTCCTCCATGCACCGAAACCGTGAGCCGCTCCTCCACTGCGCTGTTTTTATTGAGCTGACAGCGAACAATTTGGACGATTTAAAGCTCCTCCAGACCGACGTCTTGACTGAGCTGGTCCGCTCAAAACTCAATGTAGACCGGCTGATACTGCGCCAGCGGGAGGGCTTTCTGTCGGTCGGCCCTGCGGGACGGAATGTGTTCGGCAGCCAATTTGAACGGGTTTTACCCGCCAGCTCGGTGGCAAACCTCTATCCGTTCAATTACAGTGGCAAGACCGATCCCCACGGCTTCTATCTTGGCCGTGATAAATTTGGTTCAAATATCATTGTGGACTTCGATAAGCGTGACGATGACAAGACGAATGCGAACATTTTAATCCTCGGTAACTCCGGTCAGGGCAAGAGCTATCTCCTCAAGCTCATCCTCTGTAACATCCTCGAATCGGGTAAGTCCGTCCTGTGCCTTGATCCTGAACATGAATATGTTGACCTCGCAGAGAACCTCGGCTGTTTCATCGACTTGATGAGCGGGCAATACCGTATCAATCCTCTGGAGCCTAAAACATGGGATGAAGGAGGCAGCCCGGAGGACACCGACGCACCCCAGGCATTCCGCCAGTCCACCAAGCTCAGTCAACACATTTCCTTTCTTAAGGATTTTTTCCGCTGTTATAAAGATTTTTCCGACCGCCACATCGACGCCATAGAAATCATGCTGGGCAAGCTGTACGAAAAATTTGGCATCAGCGACCGCACTGATTTCAGAAGCCTTGCCACCACAGACTATCCTGTCTTATCTGACCTTTATGCTCTCATTGACGATGAGTTTAGGGGATATGACAAAAGTAACTATCAGCTCTACCCGCAGGAATTGCTGCAGGAAATCCTGCTGGGGCTCCACTCCATGTGTATGGGAGCCGAAAGTAAATTCTTCAACGGCCACACCAACGTGACCGACCACCGCTTTATTGTGTTCGGAGTAAAAGGATTGCTGCAAGCCAGCCGGAATGTGAAAAACGCCCTGCTGTTCAATGTGCTTTCCTTTATGAGCGACAAGCTCTTGACCGGGGGAAATACCGCCGCATCAATTGATGAGCTGTATCTGTTCCTGACCAATCTGACTGCGATTGAGTATATCCGAAATTTCATGAAGCGTGTCAGAAAAAAGGAGTCGGCGATAATTCTGGCTTCTCAGAATTTGGAGGACTTCAATATAGAGGGCATCAGGGAGCTGACAAAACCGCTGTTCTCCATTCCTACTCACGCTTTCCTCTTTAATGCAGGGAACATTGACAAACAGTTTTATATCGACAGCCTCCAGTTAGAGGAATCCGAATACAACCTAATCCGCTTCCCCCAGCGTGGTGTGTGCCTCTACAAATGCGGCATAGAGCGGTATAACCTTGCGGTCCATGCCCCTGCCTACAAGGAAAAGCTGTTCGGAAAGGCGGGTGGCAGATAA
- the mobP3 gene encoding MobP3 family relaxase, with protein MARIILKCPYLKGGEKTAAHLSNLVKYIATRDGVEKMESGHKLWHSTKKQKDLIAQILREFPDAKELFEYEDYLENSNRGNASEFITIALERHLDKISGREKYLDYIANRPRVEKFDSHGLFTAGDDPLVLSQVADEVANHTGNVWTPIISLRREDAAQMGYDNVLAWKALLSEKAVEIAENMKIHPDHLKWYAAFHNESHHPHIHMVCYSTDPREGYLTKQGIKKMKSSLANEIFRQELIPLYGEKTQRRDDLKEQAAESMREMIRQMKGGVLQSGRMEQLITHLAERLQNTSGKKQYGYLKADLKNVVDEIVDELAKDSRIAEAYRLWWEVRGRIESIYTETPSEPPPLSRCDDFKPIRNMVIQEALLIGSMTFEEPASVETALPESEDDLEMPSSDMADEEDQEPADDSGERSSSDEASADKESSDSWWTDGYKQAKQYLYGDEDAGILQDFEKAHELFLMEAEADNPLALCDLGRMSADGLGCEADADEAYRWYEKALAVFHAAEEEKPWKYTEYRIGKMYAAGLGTEQDYLQAADWLTLSADENYKYAQYSLGGLYYHGKGVDQDHESAFALYTRSADQSFPYASFELGKMLRDGIGCVKNQQDSDRRFKEAFLGFVSLEEQGHDDKLQYRLGWMLLNGVGTDKDEARAKEYFEKAAFVGNPFAYHQLAKLILSDEKAPQQDVEKALGYLKKAVEAENPYAAYFLGKLYEKGQHVPQNIAEAIRLYTLSAGQDNDFAAYRLGKLYLGGEGVLKDVESAIRWMTFAADRKNQFAEYALGVLYFKGEDVPKDVPKALEYLKRSAGQGNQFAQYRLGKIYLMGEDVPKDIQTALQFLTAAAEQGNQYAQYTLGKLYLMGKDVPKDKETAVRWFTLSAAQGNIYAQFFLAHIDDFKDPSVLLAGTRLLHHMSRVFADNAPPLKPPGQRTDRKLLRKLREKKQAQGHARDDHEQTMSL; from the coding sequence ATGGCCCGCATCATTCTCAAGTGCCCCTACCTCAAAGGCGGGGAAAAGACTGCTGCCCATTTAAGCAACCTCGTCAAATACATTGCCACCCGCGACGGCGTAGAAAAAATGGAAAGTGGTCATAAGCTCTGGCACTCCACCAAAAAACAAAAGGATTTGATTGCACAGATACTCCGGGAGTTTCCCGATGCCAAGGAACTGTTTGAATATGAGGATTACCTCGAAAATTCCAACCGGGGAAACGCCTCCGAATTCATCACCATCGCATTGGAACGGCATCTTGATAAAATCAGCGGCCGGGAAAAATATCTGGACTACATCGCAAACCGTCCCCGTGTCGAAAAGTTTGACAGCCATGGCTTATTCACAGCCGGTGACGATCCGCTAGTTTTATCACAGGTCGCTGATGAAGTAGCCAACCACACCGGAAATGTGTGGACTCCGATTATTTCTCTCCGGCGTGAGGATGCCGCACAGATGGGATATGACAATGTACTTGCATGGAAGGCTCTGCTTTCTGAAAAGGCTGTGGAAATTGCGGAGAACATGAAAATCCATCCTGACCATCTGAAATGGTATGCCGCCTTTCACAATGAATCGCACCATCCGCATATTCACATGGTCTGCTATAGCACCGACCCAAGAGAGGGCTATCTTACGAAACAGGGCATCAAAAAAATGAAGTCCTCTCTGGCAAATGAGATTTTTCGTCAGGAGCTCATTCCGCTCTACGGAGAAAAGACGCAGCGGCGGGATGACCTGAAGGAACAGGCGGCCGAGTCCATGAGGGAGATGATCCGTCAGATGAAAGGCGGCGTTTTACAGAGCGGCCGCATGGAGCAGCTCATTACACACCTTGCTGAGCGCCTGCAAAACACCTCCGGTAAAAAACAGTATGGCTATCTCAAAGCAGACCTGAAAAATGTGGTGGATGAAATCGTGGATGAGCTTGCCAAGGACAGCCGTATCGCAGAAGCCTATCGCCTGTGGTGGGAGGTCAGGGGCAGGATCGAATCCATCTACACCGAAACACCGTCAGAGCCGCCGCCCCTTTCCCGCTGTGATGATTTTAAGCCCATCCGCAACATGGTCATTCAAGAAGCATTGCTGATTGGGAGCATGACCTTTGAGGAACCGGCATCTGTGGAAACAGCCCTGCCGGAGTCGGAGGATGATCTGGAGATGCCCTCCTCTGACATGGCGGATGAAGAAGATCAGGAACCGGCAGATGATTCCGGGGAACGGTCCTCCAGCGATGAAGCCTCTGCCGATAAGGAATCCTCCGACTCATGGTGGACGGATGGCTACAAACAGGCAAAGCAATATTTATATGGCGATGAGGATGCCGGAATTTTGCAGGATTTTGAAAAAGCCCATGAACTCTTCCTCATGGAAGCGGAGGCAGATAACCCTCTCGCCTTATGTGACCTGGGCAGAATGTCTGCGGATGGTCTTGGCTGCGAAGCGGACGCCGATGAAGCATACCGCTGGTACGAAAAGGCCCTTGCTGTTTTCCATGCTGCCGAGGAAGAAAAACCTTGGAAGTACACCGAGTACCGTATCGGCAAAATGTATGCCGCCGGACTTGGCACAGAGCAGGACTATCTGCAGGCGGCGGATTGGCTCACCCTGTCTGCGGATGAGAATTACAAGTACGCACAGTATTCTCTTGGCGGCCTGTATTACCATGGCAAAGGTGTGGATCAGGATCATGAATCTGCCTTTGCCCTCTACACCCGCTCGGCAGACCAGAGCTTCCCCTATGCCAGTTTTGAACTTGGTAAAATGCTGAGGGACGGAATTGGCTGTGTAAAAAATCAGCAGGACTCTGACCGTCGTTTCAAGGAAGCCTTTCTCGGTTTTGTTTCCCTGGAGGAACAGGGCCATGATGATAAGCTCCAGTACCGTTTGGGCTGGATGCTTCTGAATGGTGTGGGTACCGACAAGGATGAAGCCAGGGCAAAGGAATACTTTGAAAAAGCGGCATTCGTGGGAAACCCCTTTGCCTACCACCAGCTTGCCAAGCTTATCCTCTCCGATGAAAAAGCACCACAGCAGGATGTGGAGAAAGCCCTCGGCTACCTCAAAAAAGCGGTGGAGGCTGAGAATCCCTATGCCGCATATTTTCTCGGCAAGCTCTATGAAAAGGGACAGCACGTTCCGCAGAATATCGCAGAGGCAATACGGCTTTATACCCTTTCCGCAGGACAGGATAATGACTTCGCCGCATACCGGCTCGGCAAGCTGTACCTCGGCGGTGAGGGCGTACTGAAGGATGTGGAGTCCGCCATTCGCTGGATGACCTTTGCCGCCGACAGAAAGAACCAATTTGCTGAATATGCCCTCGGCGTCCTCTACTTCAAGGGGGAGGATGTTCCGAAGGATGTTCCCAAAGCTCTGGAATACCTAAAACGGTCTGCCGGTCAGGGCAATCAATTTGCACAGTACCGGCTGGGCAAGATTTACCTTATGGGCGAGGATGTGCCAAAGGATATTCAGACTGCCCTGCAATTTCTGACGGCTGCCGCAGAACAGGGAAATCAGTATGCGCAGTACACCCTCGGCAAGCTGTATCTGATGGGAAAAGATGTCCCCAAAGACAAAGAAACTGCCGTCCGCTGGTTTACCCTCTCGGCAGCACAGGGCAACATTTACGCCCAATTTTTCCTCGCCCATATAGATGATTTCAAAGACCCCTCCGTTCTGCTGGCGGGAACACGGCTCCTGCATCACATGAGCCGTGTTTTTGCAGACAACGCCCCACCGCTGAAACCACCCGGCCAGAGAACCGACCGTAAGCTCCTCCGCAAGCTCCGTGAGAAAAAGCAGGCGCAGGGCCATGCGAGGGATGACCACGAACAGACCATGTCATTATAA
- a CDS encoding peptidoglycan DD-metalloendopeptidase family protein, with amino-acid sequence MTAVAKAAAAALSDERTRKTIGWTIAAILSPLILIIVLVCSLLSGTTNHNNTAVELCFHGGVIPGSMPADYREYIGDMRRSFTLIDGAIATVNSQMEDGNSLDDYRVKAIFYSLFFGAESPSRLEHRKYVDCFVTYEERTRTVENDDGTTSEETYTVAVPITSLPAIYNNIRTLLGRAITYEDQANANEIYYRALYGIGAPAEDDDFTMWEGWTPDQLDGFFSDLPVGEVGAEAVRLGLSRLGDPYSQELRGQGSYTDCSYLVRWVYKKLGVNLPGTAAAQGKYCVDNGLTIPKSSLAPGDLVFWSHKPNGRFMNITHVGIYAGDGKVVDASSSRGQVVYRDLFDSGNQVLYGRPYAEAQKSSADGFISPLGSGWRSMVTSEFGGRTDPLTGEWAGHTGLDLGASKGTAIRSAKAGTVKTVVYGNTGYGYYLTIDHGNGMVTLYGHCSQILVREGQTVKAGETVAKVGSTGRSTGNHLHFEVRVNGAQKNPRNYLP; translated from the coding sequence ATTACGGCTGTTGCAAAAGCCGCCGCTGCCGCTCTTTCGGATGAACGCACCCGAAAGACCATCGGCTGGACCATTGCCGCCATCCTGTCGCCGCTTATTTTAATCATCGTGCTGGTCTGCTCCCTGCTCTCCGGAACCACCAACCACAACAACACCGCCGTGGAGCTGTGCTTCCATGGCGGTGTGATACCGGGGAGTATGCCCGCGGATTACAGGGAATACATCGGGGATATGCGTCGCAGCTTTACCCTCATAGACGGAGCCATCGCCACAGTGAATTCGCAGATGGAGGACGGCAACAGCCTTGACGATTACCGGGTCAAGGCTATTTTTTATTCTCTGTTTTTCGGCGCTGAGTCCCCCTCCCGGCTGGAACACCGGAAATATGTGGACTGTTTTGTGACCTACGAGGAACGCACCCGCACCGTGGAAAATGATGACGGAACAACCTCGGAGGAAACTTATACCGTGGCTGTTCCCATTACCTCTCTGCCTGCCATCTACAACAACATCAGGACATTGTTAGGCAGAGCTATTACCTATGAGGATCAGGCAAACGCCAATGAAATCTATTACCGTGCCTTATACGGTATCGGAGCTCCGGCCGAGGATGATGATTTCACCATGTGGGAGGGTTGGACTCCAGACCAGCTTGACGGTTTCTTTTCTGACTTGCCTGTGGGTGAGGTGGGAGCTGAAGCTGTCCGCCTCGGCCTTTCCCGCCTCGGTGATCCCTACTCCCAAGAGCTGCGTGGACAAGGAAGCTACACCGACTGCAGCTATCTTGTGCGGTGGGTGTACAAAAAGCTGGGGGTAAATCTTCCCGGCACGGCTGCGGCGCAGGGAAAATACTGCGTGGACAATGGGCTGACCATTCCAAAATCAAGTCTTGCTCCCGGTGATTTGGTGTTCTGGAGCCATAAACCTAACGGCCGTTTCATGAACATCACCCATGTGGGAATCTACGCCGGTGACGGCAAAGTGGTTGACGCTTCCTCCTCCAGAGGACAGGTCGTCTACCGGGACTTATTCGATTCCGGCAATCAGGTTCTGTACGGCAGACCCTACGCCGAGGCACAAAAATCTTCTGCCGATGGCTTTATTTCTCCCCTCGGCAGCGGCTGGCGTTCCATGGTGACCTCGGAATTTGGTGGCAGGACAGACCCCCTCACAGGGGAATGGGCGGGACATACCGGCCTTGACCTTGGCGCCTCCAAAGGAACTGCCATCCGCTCGGCAAAGGCGGGGACAGTGAAAACTGTGGTCTACGGAAACACCGGCTACGGCTACTATCTGACCATTGACCATGGGAATGGAATGGTCACTTTATACGGACACTGCTCTCAAATCCTCGTCCGTGAGGGGCAGACGGTAAAGGCCGGAGAAACCGTTGCAAAGGTAGGTTCCACAGGGCGAAGCACCGGAAATCATCTGCACTTTGAGGTGAGAGTGAACGGTGCGCAGAAGAATCCGAGAAACTATTTGCCGTAA
- a CDS encoding DNA cytosine methyltransferase, translating into MEQTRIAKEMRKADEQRNVPAHFIRPRYLVWENVPGAFSSADGEDFRAVIEEIVRIKYSACDVPRPESGRWESAGAVILGTEFSLAWRVMDAQFWGVAQRRRRIFLVADFGGTTAPEILFKQDGLFGDIAESGSQGQGAAAPAQGGTDDTGGACLTPWDVQSRRIFEETGTWPSLYGGEGGGHGYIQTEEKTAIAFAANQRDEVRNLQDVAGALGASPGMKQQTFVADAEKISAFHVNQRDEVIDLDGISGALLATRNMQMQTFVTQQPLVCLNDHGGERMDITEEVTPTLRADMGGHPPLISQPNCLNGWDTQQSRVFTPEGVAPTLAGADGGGGRNPAGLLFAAGVISKGDGDCFLTPEVHTSITSGGGQAGQGYPCVLTAGFCGNASAEARGIGYQSECSPTIKTGTAPSVLCLNDQGGSQMHCTEDITGTLRAQEHGHQPLVMATQQGGAEIGVGICPTITASAGMSGNNQPVLFDNHAKDCRYNGPLEVAPTVTSTYGTGGNNVPLVGSAILQETICIAGNTIDREPENGGNGLGCQPDISYTITTSDRHAVFSRQRSDEFSENDVVATQSARQHKDATDLICQPEVFGQSQYGNYAEGCTTLRAQGGDNGGGSENLVKENGRNLIRRLTPLECERLQGFPDGWTLIPGASDSARYKALGNSVAIPCVDFVLRGIAYFLRIIHEEQEESPPCISTPTT; encoded by the coding sequence ATGGAGCAGACACGGATTGCAAAGGAGATGAGAAAAGCCGATGAGCAGCGAAACGTACCAGCTCACTTTATTCGACCTCGATACCTCGTTTGGGAGAATGTCCCCGGAGCCTTTAGCTCCGCAGACGGCGAGGATTTCAGGGCGGTCATCGAGGAGATCGTCCGCATTAAGTACAGTGCCTGTGATGTGCCTCGACCTGAGTCCGGGCGCTGGGAATCTGCTGGGGCTGTCATATTGGGAACTGAATTCAGCTTGGCTTGGCGTGTCATGGACGCTCAATTCTGGGGAGTCGCCCAGCGTCGCCGTCGCATCTTCCTTGTCGCAGATTTTGGAGGCACAACCGCACCCGAAATACTATTTAAGCAAGACGGCCTGTTTGGGGATATTGCGGAGAGCGGAAGCCAGGGGCAAGGAGCTGCCGCCCCAGCTCAAGGAGGCACTGACGATACAGGCGGAGCTTGCCTGACCCCATGGGATGTGCAGAGCCGCCGCATCTTTGAGGAAACTGGAACATGGCCCTCTCTTTATGGCGGCGAAGGCGGCGGGCATGGGTATATCCAGACAGAGGAAAAAACAGCGATAGCCTTTGCCGCCAACCAGCGTGATGAAGTGCGGAACCTCCAGGATGTAGCCGGAGCCTTGGGTGCCAGCCCCGGCATGAAACAGCAGACTTTTGTGGCGGATGCTGAAAAAATCAGCGCTTTTCATGTCAACCAACGGGACGAGGTGATTGATCTTGACGGCATATCAGGCGCTCTGCTGGCAACCCGCAATATGCAGATGCAGACCTTTGTCACCCAGCAGCCATTGGTCTGCTTAAACGACCATGGCGGAGAACGAATGGATATCACCGAGGAAGTAACCCCTACGCTCCGTGCAGACATGGGAGGTCATCCTCCCCTTATATCCCAGCCGAACTGTCTAAACGGATGGGATACCCAGCAAAGCCGTGTGTTCACGCCGGAGGGTGTGGCGCCCACTCTTGCCGGAGCGGACGGGGGCGGCGGAAGAAACCCGGCAGGACTTCTATTTGCGGCAGGAGTTATCAGCAAAGGTGACGGCGATTGTTTTCTCACGCCGGAGGTTCATACCTCCATCACCAGCGGCGGCGGTCAGGCCGGACAGGGCTATCCCTGTGTGCTTACCGCAGGATTCTGCGGCAATGCCAGCGCAGAGGCCAGAGGAATCGGTTATCAGTCAGAGTGTTCGCCCACTATTAAAACCGGTACTGCTCCATCCGTGCTTTGCTTAAACGATCAAGGCGGCAGCCAGATGCACTGCACGGAGGACATCACAGGTACGCTCCGCGCCCAGGAGCATGGTCACCAGCCGCTGGTCATGGCGACCCAGCAGGGAGGCGCAGAAATCGGCGTCGGCATCTGCCCAACCATCACTGCCAGCGCAGGCATGAGCGGAAACAACCAGCCGGTGCTGTTTGATAACCATGCCAAGGATTGCAGATATAACGGACCGTTGGAGGTAGCCCCTACCGTCACCTCGACCTATGGTACCGGCGGCAATAATGTACCGCTCGTGGGAAGTGCTATTTTGCAGGAAACCATCTGCATTGCTGGCAACACCATTGACCGGGAGCCGGAGAACGGCGGCAACGGATTGGGCTGTCAGCCGGACATCAGCTATACCATTACCACCAGCGACCGCCATGCGGTATTCAGCCGACAGCGGAGCGATGAATTTTCCGAAAATGATGTGGTTGCCACACAAAGTGCAAGGCAGCATAAGGATGCCACCGATCTCATTTGTCAGCCTGAAGTATTCGGCCAATCACAATATGGCAACTATGCGGAGGGCTGTACCACTCTGCGTGCCCAGGGTGGCGACAACGGAGGCGGAAGCGAAAATCTTGTAAAAGAGAATGGACGCAACCTCATCCGCAGACTTACTCCTCTGGAATGTGAGCGGCTCCAGGGCTTTCCTGATGGCTGGACGTTGATACCGGGAGCATCGGACAGTGCCAGATACAAGGCACTTGGAAACAGCGTGGCGATACCGTGCGTGGACTTTGTCCTCCGTGGCATCGCTTATTTTTTGCGAATAATCCATGAGGAACAGGAGGAATCACCCCCATGTATATCTACCCCGACAACTTAA
- a CDS encoding DUF6103 family protein: MKKEAITVQMDAEKLRAVKRYMEKKDADLEQELCDQLQRLYEKFVPANVREYIDESADIETPASTLSKKQKEKIRQTAEPRQADEQ; the protein is encoded by the coding sequence ATGAAAAAAGAAGCCATCACCGTACAAATGGATGCCGAAAAACTCCGAGCGGTCAAACGCTATATGGAGAAGAAAGATGCGGACTTGGAGCAGGAGCTTTGCGACCAGCTCCAGCGCCTTTATGAAAAATTCGTCCCTGCCAATGTGCGGGAATACATCGATGAAAGTGCCGATATCGAAACCCCGGCAAGCACTTTGTCTAAAAAACAGAAAGAAAAAATCAGGCAGACCGCAGAGCCGAGGCAGGCGGATGAGCAATGA
- a CDS encoding gamma-glutamylcyclotransferase family protein, giving the protein MKNKLYIAYGSNLNLPQMAGRCPTAKVVGASEIKDYALVFRGGRHGAVATIEPCEGSSVPVLLWKITPKDETALDIYEGFPRFYDKETMDLPLDGKTVSAMVYVMTPGHRLGYPSDYYYNTIHDGYKTAGFDTAVLEQAIDYTEQLMESEPEPEQQNLFGFGSQKWW; this is encoded by the coding sequence ATGAAAAACAAACTGTATATTGCCTATGGCAGCAACCTCAATCTGCCGCAGATGGCTGGGAGATGCCCCACCGCCAAGGTGGTCGGGGCTTCCGAGATAAAGGATTATGCCCTTGTGTTTCGGGGCGGCAGGCACGGTGCGGTGGCTACCATTGAGCCTTGCGAGGGTTCTTCTGTTCCTGTTTTGCTGTGGAAGATCACGCCGAAAGATGAGACTGCCCTCGATATTTATGAAGGCTTTCCCAGATTTTACGACAAGGAAACCATGGACCTCCCGTTGGACGGCAAGACTGTTTCAGCCATGGTCTACGTTATGACGCCGGGGCATCGCCTGGGCTATCCCTCCGACTATTATTACAATACCATCCATGACGGTTACAAAACTGCGGGCTTTGATACCGCTGTTTTGGAGCAGGCGATAGATTATACCGAGCAGCTCATGGAAAGCGAACCGGAGCCGGAACAGCAGAACCTGTTCGGTTTTGGCAGCCAGAAATGGTGGTGA
- a CDS encoding amidoligase family protein yields the protein MEIQGQNFGIEIEMTGITRSRAAEVIAEHFGTTKEYEGSFYDAYYACDSQRRKWRVMSDGSIDCQKKDGRRKVSADRSYSVEMVSPICQYQDIETVQELMRKLREAGAFVNSSCGIHIHINAAPFDAPKLRNLVNIMAAKEDMIYKALKVSRGRETNYCQKIDSAFLERINRQKPTTLDQLKRIWYNGSDGSREHYHDSRYHCLNLHSVFQKGTVEFRAFNGDLHAGKVKAYVQFCLAMTAQALNQRSASPTKTQSTNEKYTFRVWLLRLGMIGDEFKTARKHLLDHLEGCIAWKDPAQAERQKERLRQKREAERSQEQTPPEEAVPETVLEAEDEQSSAFTMSM from the coding sequence ATGGAGATACAAGGTCAGAATTTCGGGATTGAAATTGAAATGACTGGGATTACACGAAGCCGTGCCGCCGAGGTGATTGCAGAACATTTCGGCACGACAAAGGAATATGAAGGCAGCTTCTACGATGCCTATTATGCCTGTGACAGCCAGCGGCGAAAATGGAGGGTCATGAGTGACGGCAGTATTGACTGTCAGAAGAAAGACGGCCGCAGAAAAGTAAGCGCCGACAGGAGCTACAGCGTAGAGATGGTCAGCCCCATCTGCCAGTACCAGGATATCGAAACTGTGCAGGAATTGATGCGCAAGCTCCGGGAAGCCGGGGCATTTGTGAATTCCTCCTGCGGTATCCATATCCACATCAATGCCGCCCCCTTTGATGCCCCCAAACTCCGCAACTTGGTCAACATCATGGCGGCCAAGGAGGATATGATCTATAAGGCATTAAAGGTTTCAAGAGGCAGGGAAACCAACTACTGCCAAAAGATTGACTCTGCCTTTTTAGAGCGGATCAACCGGCAGAAACCCACTACCCTCGACCAACTGAAGCGTATCTGGTACAACGGCAGCGATGGCAGCCGGGAGCATTATCACGATAGCCGCTACCACTGTCTCAATCTGCACAGCGTGTTCCAGAAAGGCACGGTGGAATTCCGTGCTTTCAATGGGGACCTCCATGCCGGAAAAGTCAAAGCATATGTGCAGTTCTGCCTCGCCATGACCGCACAGGCGCTCAACCAGCGGTCGGCAAGCCCGACAAAAACACAGTCCACCAATGAAAAATATACCTTTCGGGTGTGGCTTTTGCGCCTCGGTATGATTGGGGATGAATTTAAAACGGCCCGTAAGCATCTGCTGGATCACTTGGAGGGCTGCATCGCATGGAAAGACCCGGCACAGGCAGAAAGGCAAAAAGAACGGCTGCGGCAAAAGCGTGAAGCGGAGCGGTCGCAGGAGCAGACACCGCCGGAAGAAGCTGTGCCGGAAACTGTATTGGAAGCGGAGGATGAACAGTCCTCCGCTTTTACTATGTCAATGTAA